In Candidatus Saccharimonadales bacterium, one DNA window encodes the following:
- a CDS encoding Bro-N domain-containing protein has translation MVNKSLPAPLEGESKIDIFQGQEVRKVYYNGEWWLVINDVIARLTDSKDPAGYIRDMRRRGDDEISKLLEPVEKGGGQFAAPLRLEIETLGGAQRMLCMNIEGIFRLVQSIPSKKAEPFKRWLAKVGFERIQEMENPDLAVKRAVVLYKAKGYSDEWIENRISNKASRMALTSAWKEYGMDKAHHIAVLTDAVSIKALGITTNDHKAFKGLVGQNLRDHMTPIEMTLMTLGEQATTQIVKARKPVGLAAHRVAATEGGGIAGNARKQIEEASGTSVISPINFLTDRQKLNNAKKLAERVKIDDRKPALPADKPLKIDMDMDKALQQIVQAPKPEKDAA, from the coding sequence ATGGTTAATAAAAGTTTACCAGCACCACTAGAGGGTGAAAGTAAGATAGATATATTTCAAGGTCAAGAAGTCCGAAAGGTGTACTACAACGGCGAGTGGTGGCTTGTTATTAACGATGTTATCGCAAGACTTACAGATTCTAAAGACCCTGCTGGATATATTCGTGATATGCGTCGTCGCGGTGATGATGAGATTTCCAAACTGCTTGAGCCTGTGGAAAAAGGGGGTGGGCAATTTGCCGCGCCCCTTCGGCTTGAAATTGAAACACTAGGTGGCGCGCAAAGAATGCTATGTATGAATATCGAAGGTATTTTCAGGCTTGTACAATCGATCCCAAGCAAAAAAGCTGAACCCTTCAAGCGCTGGTTAGCGAAAGTTGGCTTTGAGCGGATTCAGGAAATGGAAAATCCTGACCTAGCTGTTAAACGTGCCGTAGTGCTTTACAAAGCAAAGGGCTACTCTGATGAATGGATTGAGAATCGTATCAGTAATAAGGCTAGTAGAATGGCTCTAACTTCGGCATGGAAGGAATATGGCATGGACAAGGCGCATCATATTGCCGTTCTTACTGACGCGGTATCGATTAAGGCATTAGGTATTACAACAAATGACCATAAAGCATTCAAGGGACTTGTTGGCCAGAACTTGCGTGACCATATGACGCCTATTGAAATGACATTGATGACACTCGGTGAACAAGCTACGACGCAAATCGTAAAAGCTAGAAAACCAGTTGGACTGGCGGCGCATCGTGTAGCAGCAACCGAAGGTGGCGGCATCGCTGGTAATGCACGAAAACAAATCGAGGAAGCAAGTGGCACGTCAGTTATTTCACCTATAAACTTCCTTACGGACAGACAGAAGCTAAACAATGCCAAGAAGCTAGCAGAGCGCGTCAAGATTGACGATAGAAAACCGGCGCTCCCAGCCGACAAACCTCTCAAGATTGATATGGATATGGATAAGGCGCTCCAGCAGATTGTCCAAGCACCAAAACCCGAAAAAGACGCGGCGTGA